The Pungitius pungitius chromosome 10, fPunPun2.1, whole genome shotgun sequence genome has a window encoding:
- the rab5b gene encoding ras-related protein Rab-5B, whose amino-acid sequence MSSRGSGGRSNGALPQTKICQFKLVLLGDMAVGKSSLVLRFVKGQFDEFQETTIGAAFLAQSVCLDDTTVKFEIWDTAGQERYHSLAPMYYRGAQAAIVVFDITKPETLERAKAWVKELQRQASPNIVIALAGNKADLSERRLVDYEEAQTYAEDTGLLFMETSAKTAMNVNELFLAIAKKMPKTDTQNPTHAARHRGVNLQDPDAHSTRACCGGN is encoded by the exons ATGAGCTCCAGGGGGAGTGGGGGCCGCTCCAACGGCGCGCTGCCGCAGACCAAGATCTGCCAGTTCAAGCTGGTGCTGCTGGGCGACATGGCCGTGGGCAAGTCCAGCCTGGTGCTGCGCTTCGTCAAGGGACAGTTCGACGAGTTCCAGGAGACGACCATAGGAG CCGCGTTCCTGGCTCAGTCGGTGTGTCTGGACGACACCACGGTGAAGTTTGAGATCTGGGACACGGCGGGACAGGAGCGCTACCACAGCCTGGCTCCCATGTACTACCGAGGCGCCCAGGCCGCCATCGTCGTCTTTGACATCACCAAGCCG GAGACCTTGGAGAGAGCCAAGGCCTGggtgaaggagctgcagaggcaGGCCAGTCCCAACATCGTTATCGCTCTGGCCGGGAACAAAGCCGACCTGTCGGAGAGGCGACTCGTGGATTACGAG gaAGCCCAGACGTATGCGGAGGACACCGGCTTGCTCTTCATGGAGACCTCCGCCAAGACGGCCATGAACGTCAACGAGCTCTTCCTGGCCATCG CAAAAAAGATGCCAAAAACCGACACCCAGAACCCGACACACGCAGCGCGGCACCGGGGGGTCAACCTCCAGGACCCCGACGCCCACTCCACCCGAGCCTGCTGCGGTGGAAACTAA